In Achromobacter spanius, the following proteins share a genomic window:
- the pyrE gene encoding orotate phosphoribosyltransferase, with the protein MPAATPATPSSATPQEFVRFALDEGVLRFGSFKVKSGRISPYFFNAGLFNSGRAVGKLAQFYAQALLDSGVQFDMLFGPAYKGIPLATATAVALAGHPAMGGRNDVPFAYNRKEAKDHGEGGTLVGAPLKGKVVIIDDVITAGTSVRESVEIIRNAGAEPAAVLIALDRMERAGPDDALSPHSAVQDVAKTYGIPVVAIASLSDIMALLQDDASFAENRDAVQAYRTKYGVK; encoded by the coding sequence ATGCCCGCCGCCACTCCTGCCACCCCGTCTTCCGCCACGCCTCAAGAATTCGTCCGCTTCGCCCTTGATGAAGGCGTGCTGCGCTTTGGCAGCTTCAAGGTCAAATCGGGTCGGATCAGCCCGTACTTCTTCAATGCCGGCCTGTTCAACAGCGGCCGCGCGGTCGGCAAGCTGGCGCAGTTCTATGCCCAGGCGTTGCTGGATTCCGGCGTGCAGTTCGACATGCTGTTCGGCCCGGCGTACAAGGGAATTCCGCTGGCAACCGCAACGGCGGTGGCGCTGGCAGGGCACCCGGCGATGGGCGGCCGCAACGACGTGCCGTTCGCCTACAACCGCAAGGAAGCCAAGGACCACGGCGAAGGCGGCACCCTGGTCGGCGCGCCGCTCAAGGGCAAGGTCGTCATCATCGACGACGTGATCACGGCGGGCACGTCAGTGCGCGAATCGGTGGAAATCATCCGCAACGCGGGCGCCGAACCGGCCGCCGTGCTGATCGCCCTGGACCGCATGGAACGCGCCGGCCCGGATGACGCGCTGTCCCCCCATTCCGCCGTGCAGGACGTGGCCAAGACGTACGGCATTCCGGTGGTGGCGATTGCATCGCTGTCGGACATCATGGCCCTGCTGCAAGACGACGCCTCTTTCGCGGAAAACCGCGATGCGGTACAGGCGTATCGGACGAAGTACGGGGTGAAGTAA
- a CDS encoding exodeoxyribonuclease III, whose protein sequence is MLRITSINLNGIRSAFRKGLQPWMEKHAADILCLQEIKIAESDLTDDLRHPPGYTGHFHHAVKKGYSGVGIYLRNAAERVNIGLGCEEFDPEGRIIRADWKNLSVVSAYLPSGSSGDERQQAKYRFLDRFAPWIDALMHEHKTTGREFVICGDWNIAHKEIDLKNWKGNMKNSGFLPEERAWLTDVFDKRGFVDVFRTIDDRPDQYTWWSNRGQAWAKNVGWRIDYQIATPGIAARARNVAIYKDERFSDHAPLTIDYDTTL, encoded by the coding sequence TTGCTGCGCATCACGTCGATCAATCTCAACGGCATCCGGTCCGCTTTCCGCAAGGGCCTGCAACCCTGGATGGAAAAGCATGCGGCGGACATACTTTGCCTTCAGGAAATCAAGATCGCCGAGTCGGACCTGACTGACGACCTGCGTCATCCGCCTGGCTATACCGGCCACTTCCACCACGCGGTGAAAAAGGGCTACAGCGGCGTGGGCATCTACCTGCGCAACGCCGCCGAGCGCGTGAACATCGGCCTGGGCTGCGAAGAATTCGACCCCGAGGGCCGCATCATCCGCGCCGACTGGAAGAACCTGTCGGTGGTCAGCGCCTACCTGCCCTCGGGCTCCAGCGGCGACGAACGCCAACAGGCCAAGTACCGATTCCTGGACCGCTTCGCTCCCTGGATCGACGCCCTGATGCACGAGCACAAAACCACCGGCCGCGAGTTCGTCATCTGCGGCGACTGGAACATCGCGCACAAGGAAATCGACCTGAAGAACTGGAAGGGCAACATGAAGAATTCGGGTTTCCTGCCCGAAGAGCGCGCGTGGCTAACCGATGTCTTCGACAAGCGCGGCTTCGTGGACGTGTTCCGTACCATCGATGACCGCCCCGACCAGTACACCTGGTGGAGCAACCGTGGCCAGGCCTGGGCCAAGAACGTCGGGTGGCGGATCGATTACCAGATCGCCACGCCCGGCATTGCCGCCCGCGCGCGCAACGTGGCCATCTACAAGGACGAGCGCTTTTCCGACCACGCGCCGTTGACGATCGATTACGACACCACGCTTTGA